Proteins encoded within one genomic window of Amorphoplanes friuliensis DSM 7358:
- the rocD gene encoding ornithine--oxo-acid transaminase, with translation MTDLDLRTPAALAAAERWTAHNYHPLPVVIADAEGAWVTDVDGRRYLDFLAGYSALNFGHRHPGLIAAAHAQLDRLTLTSRAFVHDQFADFCQGLAELCGKDLVLPMNTGAEAVETGIKVARKWGYQVKGVPDGQAEIIVAADNFHGRTTTIISFSTDPDARDDFGPYTPGFKIIPYGDLAALADAITPNTVAVLLEPIQGEAGVLVPVEGYFAGVRELCDDANVLFIADEIQSGLGRTGKTFAIEHEGVVPDMYLLGKALGGGIVPVSAVAANRDVLGVLKPGEHGSTFGGNPLACAVGAEVVRLLATGEFQERSARLGARLHDSLTALIGQGVLAVRGRGLWAGVDIDPALMTGREAVERLAARGVLAKDTHGSTIRLAPPLVVTEEDLDHAVAQLAAILR, from the coding sequence GTGACCGACCTCGACCTGCGGACCCCGGCCGCGCTGGCCGCCGCCGAACGCTGGACCGCCCACAACTACCACCCGCTGCCCGTGGTCATCGCCGACGCCGAGGGCGCCTGGGTCACCGACGTCGACGGCCGCCGCTACCTGGACTTCCTCGCCGGCTACTCGGCGCTGAACTTCGGCCACCGGCACCCCGGCCTGATCGCCGCCGCGCACGCCCAGCTCGACCGGCTCACGCTGACCAGCCGGGCGTTCGTGCACGACCAGTTCGCGGACTTCTGCCAGGGGCTGGCCGAGCTCTGCGGCAAGGATCTGGTGCTCCCGATGAACACCGGCGCCGAGGCCGTCGAGACCGGCATCAAGGTCGCCCGCAAGTGGGGTTACCAGGTCAAGGGTGTGCCGGACGGGCAGGCGGAGATCATCGTCGCCGCGGACAACTTCCACGGCCGCACGACCACGATCATCAGCTTCTCCACCGATCCGGACGCCCGCGACGATTTCGGGCCGTACACCCCCGGCTTCAAGATCATCCCGTACGGGGATCTGGCGGCACTGGCCGACGCGATCACGCCGAACACCGTGGCTGTGCTGCTCGAGCCGATCCAGGGCGAGGCCGGCGTGCTGGTCCCCGTCGAGGGTTACTTCGCCGGTGTCCGCGAGCTGTGCGACGACGCCAACGTGCTGTTCATCGCCGACGAGATCCAGTCCGGCCTCGGGCGTACGGGAAAGACCTTCGCGATCGAGCACGAAGGGGTCGTCCCGGACATGTACCTGCTCGGCAAGGCCCTCGGCGGCGGCATCGTGCCGGTGTCGGCGGTCGCGGCGAACCGTGACGTGCTCGGTGTGCTCAAGCCCGGCGAGCACGGCTCGACCTTCGGCGGCAACCCACTGGCCTGCGCCGTGGGCGCCGAGGTGGTCCGCCTGCTGGCCACCGGCGAGTTCCAGGAGCGTTCGGCCCGCCTGGGCGCCCGCCTGCACGACAGCCTGACCGCCCTGATCGGCCAGGGTGTGCTCGCCGTCCGCGGGCGTGGTCTCTGGGCCGGAGTCGACATCGACCCGGCGCTGATGACCGGTCGTGAGGCCGTCGAGCGGCTCGCCGCCCGCGGGGTGCTGGCGAAGGACACCCACGGCTCGACGATCCGCCTGGCGCCGCCACTGGTCGTCACGGAAGAAGACCTGGACCACGCCGTGGCCCAGCTGGCAGCGATCCTGCGCTAG
- a CDS encoding FHA domain-containing protein codes for MRFEVSKVLDAIEARLTTDPALARAVVDLSEIVRYADLDGGRPASMLRLGLVIDALGRHVSEENVPVYAVVPRGLLSDADLTSNERMVVRRWADDGVVEVVPQLDDRVLEAAELLGLPVLTRTRAEQFRDRRPWVEEPGRLLAAVPGAGGPVLVARIGRGEIPAVGEPSPMGQKLLARVWSCPEPNCNAFGSGGDPDSPFSDMRKFTAPVAQPPPSLRSGAPTCPRHGSRLKDAGPRPEVEVLSVRIDGVVRQRFVVSTDKPVVVGRAPEGGGVMLGQWLTDDARKWISRGHVRLALHNGELTAQDVSTNGTGIRPGGSTDDDDRVTLNRDETRVLAGNDVVELYGGVNVGRAKLWATGGVTQPSSVMAEAPTMAIRKFER; via the coding sequence GTGAGATTCGAGGTCAGCAAGGTCCTCGACGCCATCGAGGCCCGTCTCACCACCGACCCTGCGCTCGCCCGGGCCGTGGTCGACCTGTCGGAGATCGTGCGCTACGCCGATCTCGACGGCGGTCGCCCGGCCAGCATGCTGCGGCTCGGCCTGGTCATCGACGCGCTCGGCCGGCACGTGTCGGAGGAGAACGTCCCCGTGTACGCCGTGGTGCCGCGCGGCCTGCTCTCCGACGCCGACCTGACCTCGAACGAGCGCATGGTCGTCCGCCGCTGGGCCGACGACGGTGTGGTCGAGGTGGTCCCGCAGCTCGACGACCGGGTGCTCGAGGCGGCCGAGCTGCTCGGACTGCCCGTGCTCACCCGCACGAGGGCCGAGCAGTTCCGTGACCGCCGCCCGTGGGTCGAGGAGCCGGGACGGCTGCTCGCCGCGGTGCCCGGCGCCGGGGGACCGGTCCTGGTGGCCCGCATCGGCCGCGGGGAGATCCCGGCGGTGGGCGAGCCCTCCCCGATGGGCCAGAAGCTCCTCGCGCGCGTCTGGAGCTGCCCCGAGCCCAACTGCAACGCCTTCGGCTCCGGCGGTGACCCGGACAGCCCGTTCTCGGACATGCGCAAGTTCACCGCGCCGGTCGCCCAGCCGCCGCCCTCGCTGCGCTCCGGCGCGCCGACGTGCCCGCGGCACGGCTCCCGTCTCAAGGACGCCGGTCCGCGTCCCGAGGTCGAGGTCCTCTCGGTACGCATCGACGGCGTCGTCCGCCAGCGCTTCGTGGTGTCCACGGACAAGCCGGTCGTGGTCGGCCGCGCGCCGGAGGGTGGTGGTGTCATGCTCGGCCAGTGGCTGACCGACGACGCCCGGAAGTGGATCAGCCGTGGTCACGTCCGGCTGGCGCTGCACAACGGTGAGCTGACCGCGCAGGACGTCAGCACCAACGGCACGGGCATCCGCCCCGGTGGCTCGACGGACGACGACGACCGGGTCACGCTGAACCGTGACGAGACCCGGGTCCTCGCGGGCAACGACGTCGTGGAGCTCTACGGCGGTGTGAACGTGGGCCGGGCCAAGCTGTGGGCCACGGGCGGCGTGACCCAGCCCTCGTCGGTCATGGCCGAGGCTCCGACCATGGCCATCCGCAAGTTCGAGCGCTAG